In Engraulis encrasicolus isolate BLACKSEA-1 chromosome 15, IST_EnEncr_1.0, whole genome shotgun sequence, the following proteins share a genomic window:
- the LOC134464334 gene encoding uncharacterized protein LOC134464334 codes for MRCSVRRGAAFFRPHPDPVTNASAHPDPVTNAPAHPDPVTNAPAHPDPVTNAPAHPDPVTNAPAHRDPVTNAPAHPDPVTNAPAHRDQPKHPDPVTNAPAHPDPVTNAPAHPDPVTNAPAHPDPVTNAPAHRDPVTNAPAHPDPVTNGSAHRDQPKHPDPVTNAPAHRDQPKHPDPVTNAPAHRDQPKHPDPVTNAPAHRDPGGPRLIQTNRST; via the exons ATGAG gtgTAGTGTCAGGAGAGGTGCAGCGTTTTTCCGGCCGCACCCCGACCCCGTCACCAACGCCTCTGCTCACCCCGACCCCGTCACCAACGCCCCTGCTCACCCCGACCCCGTCACCAACGCCCCTGCTCACCCCGACCCCGTCACCAACGCCCCTGCTCACCCCGACCCCGTCACCAACGCCCCTGCTCACCGGGACCCCGTCACCAACGCCCCTGCTCACCCCGACCCCGTCACCAACGCCCCTGCTCACCGGGACCAACCAAAGCACCCCGACCCCGTCACCAACGCCCCTGCTCACCCCGACCCCGTCACCAACGCCCCTGCTCACCCCGACCCCGTCACCAACGCCCCTGCTCACCCCGACCCCGTCACCAACGCCCCTGCTCACCGGGACCCCGTCACCAACGCCCCTGCTCACCCCGACCCCGTCACCAACGGCTCTGCTCACCGGGACCAACCAAAGCACCCCGACCCCGTCACCAACGCCCCTGCTCACCGGGACCAACCAAAGCACCCCGACCCCGTCACCAACGCCCCTGCTCACCGGGACCAACCAAAGCACCCCGACCCCGTCACCAACGCCCCTGCTCACCGGGACCCAGGGGGCCCCCGGCTAATCCAGACCAACCGAAGCACTTAG
- the LOC134464726 gene encoding N-acylneuraminate cytidylyltransferase-like, with translation METAKKRQISGDDGATEAKNAKSQRRDRPHIAALVCARGGSKGIPLKNIKMLAGVPLIGWVLRAAVDSELFDSVWVSTDHDEIEKVAKAWGAQVHRRSAQVSRDASSSLETIQEFTALNPDVDFICNIQATSPCLHPYHLQAAVSKITEEGFESVFSVVRRHHFRWQEVKKGACSATAPLNLDPSRRPRRQDWDGELCENGSFYMTSRHLIEKGILQVCVCVCVCVRTAHST, from the exons ATGGAAACGGCAAAGAAACGCCAAATATCGGGAGACGATGGAGCTACAGAGGCCAAGAACGCTAAAAGCCAGCGGAGAGACAGACCACACATCGCAGCCCTGGTGTGTGCGAGGGGCGGCAGTAAAGGTATTCCCCTGAAGAACATCAAGATGTTAGCCGGGGTCCCCCTCATAGGCTGGGTACTCAGGGCCGCCGTGGACTCAGAACTCTTTGACAG cgTCTGGGTGTCAACGGACCACGATGAGATTGAGAAGGTGGCGAAGGCCTGGGGAGCTCAGGTGCATCGCCGCAGTGCCCAGGTGTCCCGAGACGCCTCCAGCTCCCTGGAGACCATACAGGAGTTCACTGCTCTTAACCCTG atgtggatTTCATCTGCAATATCCAGGCTACCTCTCCGTGTCTGCATCCGTACCATCTGCAGGCTGCTGTCTCCAAGATAACTGAAGAGGGTTTCGAGTCGGTCTTCTCAGTCGTGCGCAGACACCACTTCAGATGGCAGGAGGTCAAGaaaggag cgtGTAGTGCCACAGCGCCGCTGAATCTGGACCCCTCCAGGAGGCCGCGTAGGCAGGACTGGGATGGGGAGCTGTGTGAGAACGGCTCATTCTACATGACGTCACGACACCTCATCGAGAAGGGCatactacaggtgtgtgtgtgtgtgtgtgtgtgtgtgagaacggcTCATTCTACATGA